Proteins from one Planctomyces sp. SH-PL62 genomic window:
- a CDS encoding M20 family metallopeptidase: protein MDELTRLLSDLVSIPSVNPMGRDVTGPEYYEARIGAYLESWFREAGIPVERQTVAPGRVNLIARYESPDRGARSLLFDVHQDTVPVEGMTIPPFEPRVEEGRLYGRGACDVKAGMAAMLLAFRRLWRERPAGSASVVLACTVDEEYTHLGSDLLAETQKGIDLAIVAEPTQLDLVPWHKGSVRWKIRTKGVACHSSKPDLGVNAIYRMARVVDALAGHARVLIESTPHPRLGPPTLSVGRIEGGQSVNVVPDFCEIEIDRRILPGETWQGCVEQARAAVAAGAEGLDGVVFEEPWGRMPALETPLGPWLEPLTRAVEAATGRTPGLIGVPYGTDAGPLGEVGIPAIVFGPGDISQAHTRDEWVELNQVALAVEAYYQIARALG from the coding sequence GTGGATGAATTGACCCGGCTGCTGTCCGATCTGGTCTCGATCCCCAGCGTCAACCCGATGGGGAGGGACGTGACCGGCCCGGAATATTACGAGGCCCGCATCGGGGCGTATCTGGAGTCTTGGTTCCGCGAGGCCGGGATCCCGGTCGAGCGCCAGACGGTGGCGCCCGGTCGGGTGAACCTGATCGCCCGCTACGAGTCCCCCGATCGCGGCGCGCGGTCGTTGCTCTTCGACGTCCATCAGGACACGGTGCCCGTGGAAGGGATGACGATCCCCCCCTTCGAGCCCCGCGTCGAGGAGGGGCGGCTCTACGGTCGCGGCGCGTGCGACGTGAAGGCGGGGATGGCGGCCATGCTGCTGGCCTTCCGCCGACTCTGGCGCGAACGGCCGGCGGGCTCCGCGTCGGTCGTCCTGGCCTGCACGGTCGACGAGGAGTACACCCACCTGGGGTCGGACCTGCTCGCCGAGACCCAGAAGGGGATCGACCTGGCGATCGTGGCCGAGCCGACGCAGCTCGACCTCGTCCCCTGGCACAAGGGCTCGGTGCGCTGGAAGATCCGCACGAAGGGGGTCGCCTGCCACAGCTCGAAGCCGGATCTGGGGGTCAATGCGATCTACCGCATGGCCCGGGTCGTCGACGCCCTGGCGGGGCACGCCCGCGTCCTGATCGAATCGACGCCGCATCCCCGACTGGGCCCTCCGACGTTGTCGGTCGGCCGGATCGAGGGGGGCCAGAGCGTCAACGTCGTGCCCGACTTCTGCGAGATCGAGATCGACCGCCGGATCCTCCCCGGCGAGACGTGGCAAGGCTGCGTCGAGCAGGCGAGGGCCGCCGTGGCCGCCGGCGCCGAGGGGCTGGACGGGGTCGTATTCGAGGAGCCCTGGGGTCGGATGCCCGCCCTGGAGACTCCGCTCGGCCCCTGGCTGGAACCGCTGACGCGGGCCGTCGAGGCCGCGACGGGGAGGACGCCGGGCCTGATCGGGGTCCCCTACGGCACCGACGCCGGCCCGCTGGGCGAAGTGGGCATCCCCGCGATCGTCTTCGGCCCCGGCGACATCTCCCAGGCCCACACCCGCGACGAGTGGGTCGAGCTGAACCAAGTGGCTCTGGCCGTCGAGGCGTACTACCAGATCGCCCGCGCCCTCGGCTGA
- the efp gene encoding elongation factor P, with protein sequence MMIKATDVRRGMVITMEGVNYVVVDFAHHTPGNLRAMVQTKLRNMNSGSLIDKRLRSVDQIEVPYVETKPYEYLYSSGDEHVFMDTETFDQLHFSPEIIGTAMEFLLPNNKVMVKYINDKPVSIEIPDSVELTVADTPPALQGATATNQYKEATLETGLKVQVPPFIKPGEKIRIDTRTSEYLERVK encoded by the coding sequence ATGATGATCAAAGCGACCGACGTCCGCCGTGGCATGGTGATCACGATGGAGGGGGTGAACTATGTCGTGGTGGATTTCGCCCACCACACGCCCGGCAACCTCCGCGCGATGGTCCAGACCAAGCTCCGCAACATGAACTCCGGCTCGCTCATCGACAAGCGGCTGCGGTCGGTCGACCAGATCGAGGTCCCTTACGTCGAGACGAAGCCTTACGAGTACCTGTACTCGTCCGGCGACGAGCACGTCTTCATGGACACCGAGACCTTCGACCAGCTCCACTTCTCGCCCGAGATCATCGGGACGGCGATGGAGTTCCTGCTTCCCAACAATAAGGTCATGGTCAAGTACATCAACGACAAGCCGGTGTCGATCGAGATCCCCGACTCCGTCGAGCTGACCGTCGCCGACACGCCCCCCGCCCTCCAGGGAGCCACCGCGACCAACCAGTACAAGGAAGCGACGCTGGAAACCGGCCTCAAGGTCCAGGTTCCTCCGTTCATCAAGCCGGGCGAGAAGATCCGCATCGACACCCGGACCAGCGAATACCTCGAACGCGTGAAATGA
- a CDS encoding TetR/AcrR family transcriptional regulator, whose translation MSTTTRKQKEIRQREAYLLDVARRMLMEQGFAGLSMDRLAEATEYSKGTIYQHFSTKEDLVAALAVQSIEHRRELFERARAFEGRARERMFAIGVADELFGRLHPQYYQAEMVIRLANLQDRADVQRRKLLRERDRQCASWVCEIIEAAIADGDLTLRDPWTPEGLTSASFAVAVGTHLGLINADPLFKGCPTEHACRLKRESLNMMLDGFGWRPLYTDWDYAGTRLRVMETIFPDEWRVIREES comes from the coding sequence ATGAGCACGACCACGCGAAAACAGAAGGAGATCCGCCAGCGCGAGGCGTACCTGTTGGACGTCGCGCGAAGGATGCTGATGGAGCAGGGATTCGCGGGCCTGAGCATGGACCGCCTGGCGGAGGCGACCGAGTATTCCAAGGGGACGATCTACCAGCATTTCTCCACCAAGGAAGACCTCGTTGCGGCGCTGGCGGTGCAGAGCATCGAGCACCGTCGCGAGCTGTTCGAGCGGGCCCGGGCCTTCGAGGGTCGCGCCCGCGAGCGGATGTTCGCGATCGGCGTGGCCGACGAGCTGTTCGGCCGGCTCCACCCCCAATACTACCAGGCGGAAATGGTGATCCGCCTCGCGAACCTCCAGGATCGGGCGGACGTCCAGAGGCGAAAGCTCCTGAGGGAGCGGGATCGGCAGTGCGCCAGCTGGGTTTGCGAGATCATCGAGGCGGCGATCGCGGACGGCGACCTGACGCTGAGGGACCCCTGGACGCCCGAGGGACTGACCTCGGCCTCGTTCGCGGTGGCCGTCGGCACCCATCTCGGCCTGATCAACGCCGACCCGCTCTTCAAGGGGTGCCCCACGGAGCACGCCTGCCGACTGAAGCGCGAGAGCCTCAACATGATGCTCGACGGCTTCGGTTGGCGTCCCCTCTACACGGACTGGGATTACGCCGGGACCCGCCTCCGCGTCATGGAGACGATCTTCCCCGACGAGTGGCGAGTCATCCGCGAAGAGTCCTAG
- a CDS encoding efflux RND transporter periplasmic adaptor subunit — protein MKIPRSFRRESARRLFLTAATLAWAASPGCSKPEAPRVPPPPLVGVVESRRMDVPIIDTPNGTTSAMEAVTLRARVRGFITERRFEEGSFVKKGDLLFVIDEEPYKVALDSALAKQAEADAAVRKAEQSKNREIAAAKVALDLAQLNLKRIEERRARVLLTRNAGSQEDLDRAEADRKQFEAQVEADEANYDQAVADYDIGILAAKAQLEAAKAGVRDAQLDLGYCRMTSPIDGRIGVAQVKVGNLVGPGQEGGGFTDLATIQQLDPLSVDIRVSSRYLDRATQLVQRQATVELTRPGVEGDEQHPYMGQLYFIDNFIDETTSTFLSKARIPNPNDSLLPGEYVKLKMEIQQLKDVVVVPAQAVSESESGPVVYVIDKEGKVAIQSVQAGLTTYQGMRVLFGGLEAGVPVIVEGLQMIRPGMPVTVQPATLARPVETPTKSETPTEPGTATKPETPAEAKPTPPSPAGPKAAEGAHGTDDRG, from the coding sequence ATGAAGATCCCACGCAGCTTTCGACGCGAGTCCGCCCGGCGCCTCTTCCTGACGGCCGCGACGCTGGCCTGGGCGGCCTCGCCCGGCTGCTCGAAGCCCGAGGCCCCCCGGGTCCCGCCGCCGCCGCTGGTGGGCGTGGTCGAGTCGAGGCGGATGGACGTCCCCATCATCGACACCCCCAACGGCACCACCAGCGCGATGGAGGCCGTCACCCTCCGCGCCCGGGTCCGGGGCTTCATCACCGAACGTCGTTTCGAGGAGGGCTCGTTCGTCAAGAAGGGGGATTTGCTCTTCGTGATCGACGAGGAGCCCTACAAGGTGGCCCTCGATTCGGCCCTGGCCAAGCAGGCCGAGGCCGACGCGGCCGTCCGCAAGGCCGAACAGTCGAAGAACCGGGAGATCGCCGCCGCCAAGGTCGCGCTCGACCTCGCCCAGCTCAACCTCAAGCGGATCGAGGAGCGTCGCGCCCGCGTCCTCCTCACGCGCAACGCCGGCTCCCAGGAGGACCTCGACCGCGCCGAGGCCGATCGCAAGCAGTTCGAGGCCCAGGTCGAGGCCGACGAGGCCAACTACGACCAGGCCGTGGCCGATTACGACATCGGCATCCTCGCCGCCAAGGCCCAGCTCGAGGCGGCCAAGGCCGGCGTCCGCGACGCCCAGCTCGACCTCGGCTACTGCCGCATGACCTCGCCGATCGACGGCCGCATCGGCGTCGCCCAGGTCAAGGTCGGCAACCTCGTCGGCCCCGGCCAGGAAGGGGGCGGCTTCACCGACCTCGCCACCATCCAGCAGCTCGACCCCCTCTCGGTCGACATCCGGGTCAGCTCGCGATACCTCGACCGCGCCACCCAGCTCGTGCAGCGGCAGGCGACCGTCGAGCTGACCCGCCCCGGCGTCGAGGGGGACGAGCAGCATCCCTACATGGGGCAGCTCTACTTCATCGACAACTTCATCGACGAGACCACCTCGACCTTCCTGTCCAAGGCCCGCATCCCCAATCCCAACGACTCGCTGCTGCCCGGCGAGTACGTCAAGCTCAAGATGGAGATCCAGCAGCTCAAGGACGTGGTGGTCGTCCCCGCCCAGGCGGTCTCCGAGAGCGAGTCCGGCCCCGTCGTCTACGTCATCGACAAGGAGGGGAAGGTCGCCATCCAGAGCGTCCAGGCCGGGCTGACGACCTACCAGGGGATGCGAGTCCTCTTCGGCGGCCTCGAAGCGGGGGTCCCCGTGATCGTCGAGGGCCTCCAGATGATCCGGCCCGGCATGCCCGTCACGGTCCAGCCCGCGACCCTCGCCCGGCCCGTCGAGACCCCCACGAAGTCCGAGACGCCGACCGAGCCCGGGACGGCGACGAAACCCGAGACGCCCGCCGAGGCGAAACCCACGCCGCCGTCCCCGGCCGGGCCGAAGGCCGCCGAGGGCGCGCACGGGACCGACGACCGCGGCTGA
- a CDS encoding efflux RND transporter permease subunit, producing the protein MVNFFIGRPIFATVLAILMVLIGGICATLLPIAQYPPIAPPQVQVTTTYTGADAQSVARTVTTPIEQQINGTKGLLYFSSDSTSNGISNIVATFDVGYNQDMAAVDIQNKVQTANAQLPPEVKQYGVTIKKTSTDMVCVVNLISPDGRYDANFLDNYGQIYISDVLKRIPGVSDVMSFGRKYAMRIWLDPDRLANMRISHDEILAAVRSENLQAAAGKIGGSPVPEGQVREFPITVKGRLSKAAEFEEIIVRRNDDGSMVRLKDVARVELASENYETAGFLDGQPAGAMPVFQYADANALNIVEAVRHEMERVKEDFPDGLDYAMAYDTTKYVEENIEEVEHTLLEAFGLVMIVVFVFLQGIRATIIPMLAIPVSLIATFAAMALFGFSINSLTLCGLVLAIGLVVDDAIIVVENVEKFLHRGYRPLEATRAAMAEITAPIVTITLVLAAVFVPVAFMPGMTGRLYNQFAMTIVFSFVFSAINSLTLSPAMARLFLRPKRGETRFFLFRWFNAGMKWIEDSYDAVLVFTARHWWTIVAPSLGLLALTGYMIAARPKAFVPTEDLGYLLVVIQTPDGTSREITSKVVHKVAEVAQKLDGIQHIVALDGLNIMNSTTQSNSGIVFTPLKPWSERRKPELRAAALAQQLQGMLFAEIHNALPLVLQPPPIRGLSQTGGHELVIEDRASKGVDALQRVVDQFQDAAKKRPELASVFTPFTARVPQLRFELDRVKARRLDVPVADVFATLQVNLGAYYVNDFDLYGKVWRVLMQAEGGVRNKPEDIQNLYALNRKGERVPLSSLGEVHYALGPIDVPHYNLYTSAKMTGNPAPGYSSGQALNALREVADEVLPEGFGYEWTGTTLQEIKTGDQATYIFALSIVCVFLFMAALYESWIRPTVIILTVPLAMFGAMVGLWIYDMPLDVFGQIGLVMLIGLETKNAILIVEFAVEQREKHGKSILDSAMIASRERLRPILMTSFAFVMGVLPMARATGAGAYSRNSLGVVIAFGIAISTVLGRFVIPIYYVLGERLGDYLKKLRHSEEDEIDHETDDDRRDGQPALTAVHGNGMVHFHHSPESPSHATGD; encoded by the coding sequence ATGGTGAATTTCTTCATCGGCCGGCCGATCTTCGCCACGGTGCTGGCGATCCTGATGGTGCTCATCGGCGGGATCTGCGCGACGCTCCTGCCGATCGCCCAGTATCCCCCGATCGCCCCGCCCCAGGTCCAGGTCACGACGACCTACACCGGGGCCGACGCCCAGAGCGTCGCCCGGACCGTCACGACGCCCATCGAGCAGCAGATCAACGGCACCAAGGGCCTGCTCTACTTCAGCTCCGACAGCACCAGCAACGGCATCTCCAACATCGTGGCCACGTTCGACGTCGGCTACAACCAGGACATGGCCGCGGTCGACATCCAGAACAAGGTGCAGACCGCCAACGCCCAGCTCCCCCCCGAGGTCAAGCAGTACGGCGTGACCATCAAGAAGACGTCGACCGACATGGTCTGCGTCGTCAACCTGATCTCGCCGGACGGCCGCTACGACGCCAACTTCCTGGACAACTACGGTCAGATCTACATCTCCGACGTCCTCAAGCGCATCCCCGGCGTCAGCGACGTCATGTCGTTCGGCCGCAAGTACGCCATGCGGATCTGGCTCGACCCCGACCGCCTGGCCAACATGCGGATCAGCCACGACGAGATCCTCGCCGCCGTCCGCTCGGAGAACCTCCAGGCGGCGGCCGGCAAGATCGGCGGCTCGCCCGTCCCCGAGGGCCAGGTCCGCGAGTTCCCCATCACCGTCAAGGGCCGGCTCTCCAAGGCCGCCGAGTTCGAGGAGATCATCGTCCGCCGCAACGACGACGGCTCGATGGTCCGCCTCAAGGACGTCGCCCGCGTCGAGCTCGCCTCGGAGAACTACGAGACGGCCGGCTTCCTCGACGGCCAGCCCGCCGGCGCCATGCCCGTCTTCCAGTACGCCGACGCCAATGCCCTGAACATCGTCGAGGCCGTCCGCCACGAGATGGAGCGGGTCAAGGAGGACTTCCCCGACGGCCTCGACTACGCGATGGCCTACGACACGACCAAGTACGTCGAGGAGAACATCGAGGAGGTGGAGCACACCCTCCTGGAGGCCTTCGGCCTGGTCATGATCGTGGTCTTCGTCTTCCTCCAGGGGATCCGGGCCACGATCATCCCCATGCTGGCGATCCCGGTGTCGCTGATCGCGACCTTCGCCGCGATGGCCCTCTTCGGCTTCTCGATCAACTCGCTGACGCTCTGCGGCCTGGTCCTGGCCATCGGCCTGGTGGTCGACGACGCGATCATCGTGGTCGAGAACGTGGAGAAGTTCCTCCATCGCGGATACCGGCCGCTGGAGGCCACCCGGGCCGCCATGGCCGAGATCACCGCGCCCATCGTCACCATCACGCTGGTCCTCGCCGCCGTCTTCGTCCCGGTCGCCTTCATGCCCGGCATGACCGGCCGCCTCTACAACCAGTTCGCCATGACGATCGTCTTCTCGTTCGTCTTCTCGGCGATCAACTCGCTGACCCTCAGCCCGGCCATGGCCCGGCTGTTCCTACGGCCCAAGCGCGGCGAGACCCGGTTCTTCCTCTTCCGCTGGTTCAACGCCGGCATGAAGTGGATCGAGGACTCCTACGACGCGGTCCTCGTCTTCACCGCCCGCCACTGGTGGACCATCGTCGCCCCCTCGCTCGGCCTGCTGGCCCTCACCGGCTACATGATCGCGGCCCGGCCCAAGGCGTTCGTGCCGACCGAGGACCTGGGCTACCTCCTCGTCGTCATCCAGACCCCCGACGGCACCAGCCGCGAGATCACCTCAAAGGTGGTCCACAAGGTGGCCGAGGTGGCCCAGAAGCTCGACGGCATCCAGCACATCGTCGCGCTGGACGGCCTCAACATCATGAACTCGACGACCCAGAGCAACTCGGGCATCGTCTTCACCCCGCTCAAGCCCTGGTCGGAGCGGCGGAAGCCCGAGCTCCGCGCCGCCGCCCTCGCGCAGCAGCTCCAGGGCATGCTCTTCGCCGAGATCCACAACGCCCTGCCGCTGGTCCTCCAGCCCCCGCCGATCCGCGGCCTGAGCCAGACCGGCGGCCACGAGCTGGTCATCGAGGACCGGGCGTCCAAGGGGGTCGACGCCCTCCAGCGGGTCGTCGACCAGTTCCAGGACGCGGCCAAGAAGCGGCCCGAGCTGGCCAGCGTCTTCACCCCCTTCACGGCCCGCGTCCCCCAGCTCCGCTTCGAGCTCGACCGCGTCAAGGCCCGCCGCCTCGACGTCCCGGTCGCCGACGTCTTCGCCACCCTCCAGGTCAACCTTGGCGCTTATTACGTCAACGACTTCGACCTCTACGGCAAGGTCTGGCGCGTCCTGATGCAGGCCGAGGGGGGGGTCCGCAACAAGCCCGAGGACATCCAGAACCTCTACGCCCTCAACCGCAAGGGCGAGCGCGTGCCGCTCAGCAGCCTGGGCGAGGTCCACTACGCCCTCGGCCCGATCGACGTGCCCCACTACAACCTCTACACGTCGGCCAAGATGACCGGCAACCCGGCCCCGGGCTACAGCTCCGGCCAGGCCCTCAACGCCCTCCGCGAGGTCGCCGACGAGGTGCTCCCCGAGGGCTTCGGCTACGAATGGACCGGGACGACCCTCCAGGAGATCAAGACCGGCGACCAGGCGACCTACATCTTCGCCCTCTCCATCGTCTGCGTCTTCCTGTTCATGGCCGCCCTCTACGAGAGCTGGATCCGGCCCACGGTCATCATCCTGACCGTCCCCCTGGCCATGTTCGGCGCCATGGTCGGCCTCTGGATCTACGACATGCCCCTGGACGTCTTCGGCCAGATCGGCCTCGTCATGCTCATCGGCCTGGAGACCAAGAACGCGATCCTCATCGTCGAGTTCGCGGTCGAGCAGCGCGAGAAGCATGGCAAGAGCATCCTCGACTCGGCTATGATCGCCTCTCGCGAGCGACTCCGACCGATCCTCATGACCTCGTTCGCCTTCGTCATGGGCGTGCTCCCCATGGCCCGGGCGACCGGCGCCGGCGCCTACAGCCGGAACTCGCTGGGCGTCGTCATCGCCTTCGGCATCGCCATCAGCACGGTCCTCGGCCGGTTCGTCATCCCGATCTACTACGTCCTCGGCGAACGGCTGGGCGACTACCTCAAGAAACTCCGCCACAGCGAGGAAGACGAGATCGACCACGAGACCGACGACGATCGCCGCGACGGACAACCCGCGCTGACGGCCGTCCACGGCAACGGCATGGTCCACTTCCACCACTCCCCCGAAAGCCCGAGCCACGCGACCGGCGACTGA
- a CDS encoding ISAs1 family transposase translates to MAVSDTVRDGKPSDKVRYFISSKKMIARRFGAAVRGRWGIENSLHRRLDMSFGEDRSRVRKTDADANSALVRRAALSLPKNEKSQKAGVKAKRLSAAWNDSYLEEVLFGT, encoded by the coding sequence CTGGCCGTCAGCGACACGGTTCGAGATGGCAAGCCAAGCGATAAGGTCCGCTATTTCATCTCGAGCAAGAAGATGATTGCCCGGCGATTCGGGGCGGCGGTGCGGGGTCGCTGGGGGATCGAGAACTCGTTGCACCGGCGGTTGGACATGAGCTTCGGCGAAGACCGAAGTCGAGTGAGGAAAACAGACGCTGATGCCAACTCCGCCTTGGTTCGCCGGGCGGCGTTGAGCCTGCCGAAGAACGAGAAGAGTCAGAAGGCCGGGGTGAAGGCCAAACGACTGAGCGCCGCCTGGAATGATAGCTATCTCGAGGAAGTCCTGTTCGGGACGTAA
- a CDS encoding HEAT repeat domain-containing protein, which translates to MVLSDEAVAAVRALGPKAVPTLLNWLRSSDSSVSRKANIVLERGLKLPVRVPTNEDKRMRAMYGFRALGPAARSAFSALVAIALNSPDEWQRGDAINALTESDAETMRLLAGGLKSPDREVRLRAAFALACIRIAPDAVCLPALEGALNDPDTGVRGEAAKGIALFHQQLKACADRLDHRDAEVRASAARVVGGYRSRARAFLPALEAAVRDSDPEVCDAIAEAIQQVRGRGSP; encoded by the coding sequence GTGGTCCTTTCGGACGAGGCGGTCGCGGCCGTCCGTGCGCTCGGCCCGAAGGCGGTCCCGACGCTTCTGAACTGGCTCCGCTCATCGGACTCCTCGGTCAGTCGGAAGGCCAACATAGTGCTGGAGAGGGGCTTGAAGCTCCCGGTGCGGGTGCCGACGAACGAGGATAAGCGGATGCGGGCGATGTACGGGTTCCGGGCCCTCGGCCCCGCCGCCAGGTCCGCGTTTTCTGCCCTCGTCGCGATCGCCTTGAATTCACCGGACGAGTGGCAAAGGGGCGATGCGATCAACGCCCTAACCGAGTCCGACGCCGAAACGATGAGGCTCCTCGCCGGGGGCCTCAAGAGTCCCGACCGCGAGGTCCGTCTCCGGGCCGCCTTCGCCCTCGCCTGCATCCGGATCGCTCCCGACGCGGTCTGCCTCCCCGCGCTCGAGGGGGCCCTCAACGACCCGGACACCGGGGTCCGTGGCGAGGCGGCCAAGGGCATCGCCCTTTTCCACCAACAGCTTAAGGCCTGCGCGGATCGTCTCGACCATCGCGACGCCGAAGTTCGGGCCTCCGCGGCACGAGTGGTGGGTGGCTACCGATCCCGCGCCCGCGCCTTCCTACCGGCTCTCGAAGCCGCCGTTCGCGACTCCGATCCCGAGGTCTGCGATGCCATCGCCGAGGCGATCCAACAAGTTCGGGGTCGTGGATCACCCTGA
- the nhaA gene encoding Na+/H+ antiporter NhaA, translating into MIDPPVDRDRDHILGPEDAEMTLVEYGSYTCPRCQAVHEVVEGLRSRFGDRMRYVFRHLPVADDEDATRASVLSEYADQTTGRFWEVHEALMERGPSFSEGDFDEIARDHGLSPGDATHEPEYAAARARVAEDVEGAQRGGVRATPTFFINGRRYAGAWDESSLADAMLGSLGHRIQSAAFGFVHWGPSSGLLLGLATVLALALSNSPLGPAFAAWWETRVGFVWGEGGFVHSLLHWVNHGLLTIFFFVVGLEIKREFTVGHLATVRSGALPVIAALGGIVLPAVIYATVAPSELKHGWGIPIGTDTAFAVALIVLLGSRVPVELRVFLTAAVIIDDIVAILVIALFYSGAIHMGYLMAGGAATALLLGFNRAGVYSTLPYAVCGVVLWFVLHEAGLHATLAGVILAVLIPSLPPANFHALLAQAATVIHLEDRHTGEAMRTGPSEPSMRTLDAIYARIESPADKLLRSVEPWSSYLVLPIFALANAGVAWSPGVLEGQVRLILAIVLGLVVGKPMGIVLAAWLAVRAGLAAKPDAYSWRQLCGAGALGGIGFTMSLFIASVAFPDRADYAAAKIAIFLASLAAGAMGMLILWRRPQADEA; encoded by the coding sequence ATGATTGATCCTCCGGTCGATAGGGACCGTGACCACATCCTGGGGCCAGAAGACGCCGAGATGACCCTGGTCGAGTACGGCAGCTATACGTGCCCCCGCTGTCAGGCCGTCCACGAGGTCGTCGAGGGGCTGCGGAGCCGGTTCGGCGATCGGATGCGGTACGTGTTTCGACACCTGCCCGTGGCCGACGACGAGGACGCGACCCGAGCCTCCGTGCTGTCTGAATACGCGGACCAGACGACCGGACGGTTCTGGGAAGTGCACGAGGCGTTGATGGAGCGGGGGCCGTCGTTCTCCGAGGGCGACTTCGACGAAATCGCCCGCGACCACGGCCTGTCTCCGGGCGACGCGACGCACGAGCCCGAATACGCGGCGGCGCGGGCGCGGGTCGCCGAGGACGTCGAGGGCGCGCAGCGCGGCGGCGTGCGGGCGACGCCGACCTTCTTCATCAACGGCCGCCGGTATGCGGGCGCCTGGGACGAGAGCTCGCTGGCCGACGCGATGCTCGGTTCGCTCGGCCATCGCATCCAGTCCGCCGCGTTCGGCTTCGTGCATTGGGGGCCGTCGTCGGGGCTGCTGCTGGGGCTGGCGACGGTGCTGGCGTTGGCGCTCAGCAATTCTCCCCTGGGCCCGGCGTTCGCGGCGTGGTGGGAGACGCGGGTGGGATTCGTGTGGGGCGAGGGCGGATTCGTCCATTCGCTGCTCCACTGGGTCAACCACGGGCTCCTGACGATCTTCTTCTTCGTCGTGGGGCTCGAGATCAAGCGCGAGTTCACCGTCGGCCATCTGGCGACCGTTCGGTCGGGGGCGCTCCCGGTGATCGCCGCGCTGGGCGGGATCGTCCTGCCGGCGGTGATCTACGCAACGGTCGCGCCCTCGGAGCTGAAGCACGGGTGGGGCATCCCGATCGGGACCGACACGGCCTTCGCGGTCGCCCTGATCGTGCTGCTGGGGAGCCGCGTCCCGGTCGAGCTGCGGGTGTTCCTGACCGCGGCGGTCATCATCGACGACATCGTCGCGATCCTGGTCATCGCCCTCTTCTATAGCGGCGCGATCCACATGGGCTACCTGATGGCCGGCGGCGCGGCGACCGCGTTGCTGTTGGGGTTCAACCGGGCCGGCGTCTACTCCACCCTGCCGTACGCGGTTTGCGGGGTCGTCCTCTGGTTCGTGCTCCACGAGGCCGGGTTGCACGCCACGCTCGCGGGCGTGATCCTGGCCGTGCTCATCCCGTCGCTCCCGCCCGCGAATTTCCACGCGCTGCTGGCGCAGGCGGCGACGGTGATCCACCTGGAGGACCGCCACACCGGCGAGGCGATGCGGACCGGGCCGTCCGAGCCGTCGATGCGCACGCTGGACGCGATCTACGCCCGGATCGAGTCCCCGGCCGACAAGCTCCTTCGTTCGGTCGAGCCCTGGTCGAGCTATCTGGTGCTGCCGATCTTCGCCCTGGCGAACGCGGGGGTCGCCTGGTCGCCCGGCGTCCTCGAAGGGCAAGTACGATTGATCCTGGCGATCGTGCTGGGGCTGGTCGTCGGCAAGCCGATGGGGATCGTCCTGGCCGCGTGGCTCGCGGTGCGCGCCGGCCTGGCCGCGAAGCCGGACGCCTACTCATGGCGCCAACTGTGCGGGGCCGGGGCGCTCGGCGGGATCGGCTTCACGATGTCCCTGTTCATCGCGAGCGTGGCCTTCCCGGACCGGGCGGATTACGCGGCCGCCAAGATCGCCATCTTCCTCGCCTCGCTGGCCGCCGGGGCGATGGGCATGCTGATCCTGTGGCGGAGGCCGCAGGCGGACGAGGCCTGA